The following DNA comes from Chloroflexota bacterium.
GCGCACAAAAGCGCGCCGCCGGGTTGAAACCTGCACTTGTACAGCCCCTTCGATAATTTCATTCGCCGGATCAGCTGGATTATTTGCCCCGGTAATGCCGCCAACCACCGTTTCGGCAGCCACATCAATCAGAGATGGCACGGTAGCGGTTGCGCTAGGTTCAACCGAAGGTGTAGTGGAGGGCAGCAACACATCAGCGATTGAGGGTGCGGTGGGCTGGGGTGTTTCTGGCAGGTTGCGCGCGGCAGAAATTTGCAATCCGGCCCAGAGTATAAAGGTGATCACTGTGAAAACAATCATCCCGCCAATCAACATTTCGCGCGAGAAAAAGCGCCGTATTGGTGTAAGCGGTTTCACCGGAGCGCGTTTGGGACGTTGTTCGGTGACATTATTTTGTTTTTGCTCTGCCTTGCGTTCGCCTAATTGTGCCTGTAATTTTTCGGCATAGCGCAGCAGCATGGGTTCGGGGTCGAGGCTGAGAAACTCGGCGTAGTTTTTTAACATCCCGGTGCCTTGTACGGCAGAGGGCAAGTCATCCATATCGCCGCGCTCTAAAGCCTGTAAATAGTGCAGCCTGAGATGTGTGTGCCGGGCGACATCGTCGAGAGATAGCCCCAGGAGTTCGCGCTGATTTTTTAGCGTCTCACCAACTTTAATGAAATTTGTTTCTGCTTCTTGTGTGGGGGTGATTTTTGCAGACGACTTAACATCGGTAGGCTTGTCTTCTGCTAGGCTTGCCTGAGGCGGCATTAACGCCATCAGGGCATCTTTTTCCAAAGCCTCGAAAAGCGGGATAGTATCCAGGTGCAAATAACCGGCATAGGCACGCAGAAAACCGCGCATCTGCACACGCGATGGCAGCGCGTCGAAATTTCCGGCTTCCATAGCGCGTAAATAATGTAAACCAATATGGGTTTCTGCCGCCGCTTGTTCAAGCGTTAATTTCAGCGCTTCACGCGCCAGGCGTAATTTATTGCCAACCGCTGCACTCATGGGAAGTATTATATCGGAAATCTGGCGCTTTGATATTTTGTGTGGGTGTCTCTACCGTACATTTGCACCCTGTGGCTCAAAAATAGGTCGCGGATGACGTGGATCGGGCAGATTTTCACGGATTTTTTGTTTTATTGTATGGGTCAATAGTAGCTTGAATAGCGAAACCATCGTTGTCATTCCGAGCGCAGCGAGGAATCCCTTTGAAACGGGTTGATTCATCACTTGCATAGGCACTTTTCAACATTCCGGCTAAGGGATTCTTCACTCCGCTGCGCTCCGTTCAGAATGACGCGTGCTCAAGCTTTGGTTGATGATTACAGATTTTTTGTTTTATCTGCGAAAATCCGTTGGTTCCGCGTCATCCGCGTTCCGTTTTCACAGATATACGGGAGAGAAGTGCGAAAAAAACGGACACGCATAAACATGGATTGAGGTGAGATTTATAGGAAAAACAAAAAAAGGCCAGAGGCGGTTACACCACTCCGGGCCTTTATAATGCTGATCTTGTGATTTACGGTTTAGAGCTGATCGAGAATATCATCCACGCTGGGCGGGGAATCGTCATCGACGCCTTCATCCGATTCCACTTCATCAGGTTCCACTTCATCGAGATAGACGACTTCGGCAGCTTCGTCCTCATAGGTGAGTTCTTCCCTGGCTTCAGCTTCCGCAACCGCGGCTTCGGGGCTTTCACCTTCGCGATGGACAATCACCTCAATGGCGGGGATCAGGTCGACAGTCAGACGAACTTCAATGCTGTGGGAGCCAATCGTGCGCAAAGGCTGAGCATCAATCTGGCTATGGCTGATTTCCACACCCACTTCCTGAGAAAGCGCTTCAGCGATCATACGCGTATTGACGGAGCCATACAGACGGCCAGTTTCACTGGCGCGCACCGGGAAGGTCAGAACCACTGCTTGCATCTGTTCGGCAAGGCCACCCAGTTCTTCGTTGAGTACCGAGCGTTGCTTATCAGCTTCGACACGGATATTATCCACCATTTTCAGCGCACCGGGGGTAGCCAGCACAGCCAGTCCATGGGGGATTAAATAATTACGGCCGTATCCATTGGCAACTTTTTTAACGTCACCGGCACGGCCAAGTTTGTACACATCTTGCAAAAGTAATATTTTCATTTGTTCAAGCCCTTTCGTTTGACTTTGCTAATTTACGACGAAAGTAGCCAGAAAATAGGGGTATGTGGAGAGCTTTACTCTCCACATACCCCTATTTTCGGAAGTCTTTTCGCCGTAAATTTAGTTGATTTTCCCGGGCGAAGGGTACAACGCACCGAGCGGCGGGATTTTACCAGATGAATGGGAACCCGTCAACGGAAGCGTTCGTCCGAGCGTTTCTCAGCAACCGTATTTCTAGGCTTGCTCATCCAGCCGGTGCGCACGGTTTCATCAGGTTCAAAGGCAGGAATATAGGGCTTGATATCGAGTAGGGGCGTGCCGTCGAGAATATCTACATTTTCGATGTGTAAAATATTTTCTTGGGATTTAACCAATCGGACGATGGATAACCCGATGGGATTTGGCCGCCGAGGGGCACGCGTGGCGAACAGGCCCCGGGGCTGATCATCGAGAAAGGGCGTGACGCGCAGCCCGAAGCCCTGCGAACGATGCAAATGATACAACAAGATGATATGCGAAAATCCATCCAGATCGGCCAACCCGGACTGGAATTCAGGATACACCTCCACTTCCCCGCGGATACCTTGTGCTCCAGTGGGTTGGATGGGCATGCCCTCGATTTCGGTAAATGGGCTATGGATGATGCCGATAGGGATGTAAGTGATTGTCATACGCTGCGCTCCTGACGACAGAAGACGGAGGACGGGGGACAGGTATTCAACCCGGTCTCCCGTCCTCCGTCCCCGGTCTTCCGTCCTCTGTCACCGGTCTGTTTTAAGCTCTACTACGTCGCCTTCAGCGAGCACATACTCGCGGCTGACCATTTGCCCCTCAAAGGCTGTGCTGCCCCACACACGCGCTGATTTGAGATTCTCTTTAAAGTCCTGATGCACTTTTTCGGCAAAATCTTCCACGGTGCTGCCGTGTAGGAGCACAAAGGGCAAGTTGAAGTTGGGGTCAGCTCCGGGAGGGCGCGAGTAAACGCGTATAATACCCAAATTTCTGTAAACCACCTGTGCCAAACGACCAAAATTGCGCGCTTGCATCACCGAGATGGGAATCAACGGGCATTCCTCTCCTTCAAGCAGTTCACACAAGACTTCAAAGTCTTTGTCTTGCGCGTCGGTATCGGTTTTATTGACCACACCGATGATTGGCATGATCTTCATGCGCAATTCGTCTTCATACTGATCGCGCAAATATTCGGGCACAATACGACGCTCGGCCAGCAAGGCCAGGGTATCTTCGATCTGGCCGATGGGGTCAGCCAGCAAATCGACAATCAATAAGGCCAAGTCGGCGCGGTGGATGAGATTGAAGAGTTCGGGGTCTACAAAATCGGCATCCAGGGGCGGAGTGTCGAGGAGTTGCACCTGGATATTCTCGATTTGCCACATCCCCGGGGTGGGCACCCAGGTGCTGAAGGGGTAGGCTGCCACCTCGGGGTTGGCATTGGTCAGCGCTGCCACCAGGGCAGATTTCCCTGCGTTGGCAGGTCCCAACACCACCACTTGTCCCGCCCCCTCCGAATCGATATGATATGCAGAACTTTGCCGCGCCGCGCCTTGGCCCCCTTCGGAGGCCGTCCTCAATTTCGAGAGCTTGCGCCGCAGATCAGCCCGCAGATGATCGGTGCCCTTATGCTTGGGCACAATGCTGTACATCTCTTCCAGCCAGGCGATGCGCTCGTGGTTGGTAGTTGCCGCGCGGAATTGTTTCTCGGCTTTGGCGTAGTCGGGAGGGAGATTGGTAGGCATAGGCAATTAAGACTGGACTGGTTTTTCGAGTAGCGCTCCGAACGGCGGTACGTTGAAAAACCTGTCCAGTCTGGTAAATCTACGCAATCACACCAAGCTGGCGGCCAACACGCAAGAAGGCCTCCAGCCCTAGATCAAGGTCTTCCTTCTCGTGCGCCGCGGAGATCATCACCCGGATGCGGGCTTTGCCGCGCGGCACGGTGGGGAAGCCCAGCGCCATGCCAAATACGCCCGCTTCGAAAAGTTTGCGGCTGAATTCCTGCGCCAGTGGCGCTTCACCGAGCATCACGGGCGTGATCGGGGTGACGCTTTGGCCGGTATCGAAGCCCAGGGTGTTCATTTCGGTCTTGAAATAGTTGGCATTATCCCAAAGTTTATCAACCAGCTCGGTGGATTCTTCGAGCATGTCCACAGCTTCGAGGCAGGCCGCCACATCGGGGATCGTCATCGCCGACGAGAACAAAAAAGGCCGTCCGCGCTGCCTGAGCCACTCGACCACCTTGGCGTTACCGGCCACCACGCCGCCCATCACACCAAAGGCTTTTGACATGGTGCCAACTTCAACATCGACTTTGCCATGCAAATTGAAGTGATCGACGATACCGCGGCCACCTTTGCCAACTACGCCCTCGCCGTGGGCATCATCAACCATCAGGATAGCCTCATAATTCTGAGTCACGGCATAGATTTCATCCAACGGGGCCAGATCGCCATCCATGCTGAAGACGCCATCTGTGACCACCAGCGCCCGCCGGAAATTTGCTCGATGCGCCTTGAGTTGCACTTCAAGATCGGCCGCATTAGCATGTTCGAAGGCAATAATCTTGGCCCGCGACAGGCGGCAACCATCGATGATGCTGGCATGGTTGAGCGCGTCGGAGAAAATGGCATCTTCTTTACCCACCAGCGCGGGGATGACAGCCAGATTGGCGGTGAAGCCCGATTGGAAGGTGATGGCCGCATCAACACCCTTGAACTCAGCCAGGCGTTGATCCAGTTTGACATGCATATCCATTGTCCCGGCAATGGTGCGTACCGCGCCGGGACCGACGCCATATTTATCCATTGCCTTTTTAGCCGCTGCCACCAGCCGGGGATGATTGGCTAACCCCAGGTAGTTGTTGGAGCAAAAATTGAGCGCCTTTTTGCCATCCACTACCAGCCAGGCGCCTTGTGGCGAACTCAGCGTGCGGATATTGTTGTAAAGCCCGGCGTTGTGCAGGTTTTGTAGTTCTTCGTCAATCCAGGTCAATTTGTCGGTCATTGGCTCCTCGTTTCAGGTGGAAAAGTAGCAGGTTGCAGGTTGCAGGTTGAAGGTTTTAACGCAAAGTCGCAGAGTTTTTATCTTTTTTTCTCTGCGTCTTTGCTCCCTTGCGCCTTTGCGTAGAAAATAAGTTGTTGTTTTTTTGCCCGCGGTAATTTTTTGATAGCACGTTCGCGCTGGAGGGCCGCGGAGCGATTGGTCTGCGGCTCTACATACACAAGTTGCACTGGACGCCGCGTTTTCGTGTAACGCGCCCCGCGTCCGGCGTTATGCGCGGCCAAACGGCGCTGTGGATCGGTCGTCCAGCCGGTGTAGAGCGTGCCATCACTGCATTCAACGATATAACAGTAGGCTTCGTTCAATCGTTACTCTTCGCGGCGGGGTGGTTTGCCGCCAAAACGCAGTAAATCGCTAAAGACACTTTTGGCAACGGGTGTTTCAAGTTGGGGACGGTCTTCAGCGCTCCAATCGGCTTCCAGGCGCTCTTGCCACCACTGCTCACGCCCTGCGTAGGCACGTTCCAGGCGTTCGGCGAGAGCATCGTAATCGTCATGCTGAATATCTTCACGCAGCGCCTGTAACGCAGCGATAACGCTGCCTAACATCCGCAATGTATTTTCCTGGTTGAGTCTGGCGATGCTGGTGAGTGAGGCCGAATCGCCAAAATGGGCAATCGGGCCAGATACTTCGGCGTAGGCGCGCCCGGCCAGTTTGCGAGCTTCGCGCCACCCCGGCTGATCGACAGTGGCGTTGAGCAGCGCCGCGCCCAAAAATTGGGGCATCACATGTGTAGCGGTCATAATACCGTCTAGTTCGACGATGTCGGCAAATAGTGGCGTAGCCTCTATCAGGCGCACAAGATCGGCAGCCAGTTTGATGGCTTTTGAATTACTCTGTGGCGAGGTAGAAATAGCAATAATGCCACCGCGGAAAAGATCGGCACGGGCGGCTTCAATCCCCTTTTGGTCGCTGAGTAAATACTGTTGGGCTACCGAAGGGGTCAGGCCTACATAGGCACAATTTTCCGGTAATGCCGCGGCCACCCACTCGGCGATGCGCGATTTCACCGGGGCTGTGTCCATCAAGATGGCTCCGCTCTTCATTGCCGGGGCGACTAACTCAATCATCTCGCAGACCGCATCAAGCGGCAGCGCGATAATCACCGCGTCGGCATCGGCAACGGCATCTTCTGCATAGCGCACGGTTTCGTCTACGGCGTTATGTTTTTTGGCCTGAGTCGCTATTTTCAGGTTAATGTCAAAACCAACGCGCCGAACAGGATTCTGGCCTTCGCCCAGCGCCATGCCCAGCGATGCACCGATCTGTCCCAGACCAATAATTGCCAGTTTTAATTTCATAAGTAGCCTTTCTAATGGCGATCATCTGCAGCTTGCAGTAATTTCAGCAGACGGTCTTCCGGTGAGTGTGGGTTATGTGTGGATATTTCTTCTTGATGACAGCGGATGAGCGTCACTGCTCCGGGGGTGGTGCCTGCCTCTTGCGCAAGATCAGCCCCCCAACCAGGATGCTGCGCAGCCACCACGAAGGGGCGTGCCAACCCTCGGGGTGGATTCACTCCCCAAGCCTGACTCTGCCGCGGGAAAAACCACTTCCCCAAAACAACAAAAACCCGCTCCCATAGGCACAGCGGGTAGCGGATTTTGCCAATATCATGCAGCAGGGCGGCAATCAGCAGATCGGGGTTGGTATGGCCCTCCTGCTGGAGTGTTTGTAATACGCGCAAGCTATGACGCTGTTCGCTGGCCTGCAAGCGGGAAAATAACGTCATTTGCGCGGGAGTCAACAACTCGGATGCGCTTTGTTTTTGGTGTTGGGTAAGGGGGGCGGCGCTGAACGCAAACCAGAATTGGCGCGTTCGATAGCGAATGCCGTTCATTAGAAGCCTACCAGAAGCCTGTACAAGAACCGGAGCGGGGGGAAGATGATCCACTGAAATAGATCAATACCGATATACGGGCCGCCGACGATGACCAGCATCAAGATCATGGGGCCATAGGGGCGCATCTTTGCTAAAACATCTTTTCCGGCGGGCGGCAGTAGATAATCGGCAATTTTATCGCCATCCAATGGTGAAATGGGCAGCAGATTGAAGAGCATCAATAATAGATTGATGAAGACGAAATCGTATAACAACTCGGATACCGTGGCAAGCGCAAAATTGCCAGGATATACGGCATAGGCAGCGTTCAACCCCAGGCGTAAGGGGAGCGCGGCGACAATCGCCATAAGCAAGTTCGACATCGGCCCAGCCAGCGCCACCCACATCAGCGCGGCAGGTGAGCGACGCTGTAACGCATAGGGGTTTACCTGCACGGGTTTTGCCCAGCCAAATCCGGCCACAATCAGCATCAGCGATCCTAACGGATCGAGATGCGCCGCCGGGTTGAGGGTCAGCCTTCCGTTGAGACGCGGGGTATCATCGCCAAAATAATTTGCTGTCCAGGCGTGGGCGAATTCGTGCACCGAAAAAGCGGTTGCTAAAACAATCAGGCGTGAGATCAGGGTTGTCAGGTCTAAATCTAGCATTCATCACCTCGTCAATAATGAAGTGGATTATACCATCAGGGCTTAATGCGAGTAAAATTAGCCATACCATCAACCCGCTTGCGGTAGCGGAATTCCACAAAAAAACCACACAGGAGCAAGCATCATGCCCGATCGGTTACAGCGATTTTCAAGAGAAGATATAGAAAAAATTCATGCGTCTTCAATGCGTATTCTGGGCGAGATAGGGGTGGTTTTTCAAGCGCCCGAAGCTTTGCAGGTTTTCAAGCAACATGGCTTTAAAGTAAACGGACAGACCGTATTTTTTAACCAGCATCAACTCACAAAAGCCCTGGAAACGGTGCCGCAACAGTTTGAAATCACGGCGCGCAATCCGGAGAAAAGCGTTCTTGTGGGCAGCGGCGATCCGGTGTTTGCGCCGGGTTATGGCGCACCCTTCATCACGGATGCCAATGGCACTCAACGCCAGGGCAAGCTGGATGACTATATCAATTTTTGTAAGCTTGTGCATACATCTGAGCATATCGATATGCTGGGTTACGAGATGATTGATCCCAGCGATGTGCCCTCTGAACATGCATACCTGTATATGATGCAGGCC
Coding sequences within:
- a CDS encoding TGS domain-containing protein; the encoded protein is MPTNLPPDYAKAEKQFRAATTNHERIAWLEEMYSIVPKHKGTDHLRADLRRKLSKLRTASEGGQGAARQSSAYHIDSEGAGQVVVLGPANAGKSALVAALTNANPEVAAYPFSTWVPTPGMWQIENIQVQLLDTPPLDADFVDPELFNLIHRADLALLIVDLLADPIGQIEDTLALLAERRIVPEYLRDQYEDELRMKIMPIIGVVNKTDTDAQDKDFEVLCELLEGEECPLIPISVMQARNFGRLAQVVYRNLGIIRVYSRPPGADPNFNLPFVLLHGSTVEDFAEKVHQDFKENLKSARVWGSTAFEGQMVSREYVLAEGDVVELKTDR
- a CDS encoding site-2 protease family protein; translation: MLDLDLTTLISRLIVLATAFSVHEFAHAWTANYFGDDTPRLNGRLTLNPAAHLDPLGSLMLIVAGFGWAKPVQVNPYALQRRSPAALMWVALAGPMSNLLMAIVAALPLRLGLNAAYAVYPGNFALATVSELLYDFVFINLLLMLFNLLPISPLDGDKIADYLLPPAGKDVLAKMRPYGPMILMLVIVGGPYIGIDLFQWIIFPPLRFLYRLLVGF
- a CDS encoding HD domain-containing protein; this translates as MNGIRYRTRQFWFAFSAAPLTQHQKQSASELLTPAQMTLFSRLQASEQRHSLRVLQTLQQEGHTNPDLLIAALLHDIGKIRYPLCLWERVFVVLGKWFFPRQSQAWGVNPPRGLARPFVVAAQHPGWGADLAQEAGTTPGAVTLIRCHQEEISTHNPHSPEDRLLKLLQAADDRH
- a CDS encoding 50S ribosomal protein L9 is translated as MKILLLQDVYKLGRAGDVKKVANGYGRNYLIPHGLAVLATPGALKMVDNIRVEADKQRSVLNEELGGLAEQMQAVVLTFPVRASETGRLYGSVNTRMIAEALSQEVGVEISHSQIDAQPLRTIGSHSIEVRLTVDLIPAIEVIVHREGESPEAAVAEAEAREELTYEDEAAEVVYLDEVEPDEVESDEGVDDDSPPSVDDILDQL
- a CDS encoding GIY-YIG nuclease family protein, which translates into the protein MNEAYCYIVECSDGTLYTGWTTDPQRRLAAHNAGRGARYTKTRRPVQLVYVEPQTNRSAALQRERAIKKLPRAKKQQLIFYAKAQGSKDAEKKR
- the tsaA gene encoding tRNA (N6-threonylcarbamoyladenosine(37)-N6)-methyltransferase TrmO: MTITYIPIGIIHSPFTEIEGMPIQPTGAQGIRGEVEVYPEFQSGLADLDGFSHIILLYHLHRSQGFGLRVTPFLDDQPRGLFATRAPRRPNPIGLSIVRLVKSQENILHIENVDILDGTPLLDIKPYIPAFEPDETVRTGWMSKPRNTVAEKRSDERFR
- a CDS encoding glycine C-acetyltransferase → MTDKLTWIDEELQNLHNAGLYNNIRTLSSPQGAWLVVDGKKALNFCSNNYLGLANHPRLVAAAKKAMDKYGVGPGAVRTIAGTMDMHVKLDQRLAEFKGVDAAITFQSGFTANLAVIPALVGKEDAIFSDALNHASIIDGCRLSRAKIIAFEHANAADLEVQLKAHRANFRRALVVTDGVFSMDGDLAPLDEIYAVTQNYEAILMVDDAHGEGVVGKGGRGIVDHFNLHGKVDVEVGTMSKAFGVMGGVVAGNAKVVEWLRQRGRPFLFSSAMTIPDVAACLEAVDMLEESTELVDKLWDNANYFKTEMNTLGFDTGQSVTPITPVMLGEAPLAQEFSRKLFEAGVFGMALGFPTVPRGKARIRVMISAAHEKEDLDLGLEAFLRVGRQLGVIA
- a CDS encoding DUF4115 domain-containing protein, translated to MSAAVGNKLRLAREALKLTLEQAAAETHIGLHYLRAMEAGNFDALPSRVQMRGFLRAYAGYLHLDTIPLFEALEKDALMALMPPQASLAEDKPTDVKSSAKITPTQEAETNFIKVGETLKNQRELLGLSLDDVARHTHLRLHYLQALERGDMDDLPSAVQGTGMLKNYAEFLSLDPEPMLLRYAEKLQAQLGERKAEQKQNNVTEQRPKRAPVKPLTPIRRFFSREMLIGGMIVFTVITFILWAGLQISAARNLPETPQPTAPSIADVLLPSTTPSVEPSATATVPSLIDVAAETVVGGITGANNPADPANEIIEGAVQVQVSTRRRAFVRVIVDGKIAFNARLAPGSIQTFAGEKSIEVLSGDAAALQVTYNGVELGVLGGDNEVVNFILAPDGLITPTPTISPTPTRTPRVTRTPRGTQSP
- a CDS encoding prephenate dehydrogenase: MKLKLAIIGLGQIGASLGMALGEGQNPVRRVGFDINLKIATQAKKHNAVDETVRYAEDAVADADAVIIALPLDAVCEMIELVAPAMKSGAILMDTAPVKSRIAEWVAAALPENCAYVGLTPSVAQQYLLSDQKGIEAARADLFRGGIIAISTSPQSNSKAIKLAADLVRLIEATPLFADIVELDGIMTATHVMPQFLGAALLNATVDQPGWREARKLAGRAYAEVSGPIAHFGDSASLTSIARLNQENTLRMLGSVIAALQALREDIQHDDYDALAERLERAYAGREQWWQERLEADWSAEDRPQLETPVAKSVFSDLLRFGGKPPRREE